In a single window of the Candidatus Tisiphia endosymbiont of Nemotelus nigrinus genome:
- a CDS encoding transposase domain-containing protein: protein MTGYREFTQSTTVVLIETAKWNNINPWKYLQKVLDTIQFSFTFYTSKILWLIFWQ, encoded by the coding sequence ATTACTGGTTACAGAGAATTTACTCAATCTACAACTGTAGTACTAATTGAAACTGCAAAATGGAATAACATCAATCCTTGGAAATATTTACAAAAAGTGCTTGATACCATACAATTTTCCTTCACATTCTACACAAGCAAAATTCTATGGCTAATTTTCTGGCAATAA